The following are from one region of the Thiocapsa rosea genome:
- a CDS encoding VOC family protein — protein sequence MATNPVVWFEIPTRNIARVRAFYEAVLGVALTQADTSAFAPTTEVWMFPMDENLPGCGGALVQGPENPVGPGGSMVYFACEDCGVEAERVATAGGSIESPKQPIGEYGFCVVARDPDGNRFGLHSMR from the coding sequence ATGGCCACCAACCCCGTCGTCTGGTTCGAGATTCCGACCCGGAATATCGCCCGAGTCCGCGCGTTCTACGAGGCCGTGCTGGGTGTCGCGCTCACACAAGCCGACACCAGCGCGTTTGCGCCCACCACCGAGGTGTGGATGTTTCCGATGGATGAGAATCTGCCGGGGTGCGGCGGTGCGCTGGTGCAGGGGCCGGAGAACCCCGTAGGCCCTGGAGGCAGCATGGTCTACTTCGCGTGTGAGGACTGTGGCGTCGAGGCCGAACGTGTCGCGACCGCCGGCGGCTCGATCGAGAGCCCGAAGCAACCGATCGGCGAGTACGGGTTCTGCGTCGTCGCACGCGACCCGGACGGCAACCGCTTCGGCCTGCACTCGATGCGCTGA
- a CDS encoding sigma-54 interaction domain-containing protein, with amino-acid sequence MDEFTQLNLVGRSPPFLAALSAVAKFAVCDATVLIQGETGTGKELVARAIHYLSARRDAAFIPINCATLPDNLVESELFGHVRGAFTDAKEARIGLIAQAEGGTLFLDEIEAISPRAQAALLRFLQNREYRPVGGTLVREAKVRVLASSNTDLKAMVARGLFRSDLLFRLNVLCVRLPALRVRTGDIALLTAAFLRRLSSEFDTPVKTLSRASMGRLEAHSWPGNVRELENLIYREWLLATGTVIDIGGIEEGPADVDPPGAIQESGQQTYKVAKASAVAEFERIYMSRLLASTAGNMTLAAQIAGKDRSDLGKLLKKHGLSRQSFQGCTDRP; translated from the coding sequence ATGGATGAATTCACCCAGCTCAATTTAGTCGGCCGGTCGCCGCCTTTTCTTGCAGCGCTGTCCGCTGTCGCAAAGTTCGCCGTTTGCGACGCGACGGTTCTGATCCAAGGCGAGACCGGCACCGGCAAGGAATTGGTCGCACGCGCAATCCATTATCTGAGCGCGCGCCGCGATGCCGCGTTTATCCCGATCAACTGCGCCACGCTCCCGGACAACTTGGTCGAAAGCGAGCTCTTCGGGCACGTCCGCGGTGCCTTCACGGACGCCAAAGAGGCCAGGATCGGTCTTATCGCGCAGGCTGAAGGCGGGACACTTTTTCTCGACGAGATCGAGGCGATCAGTCCACGCGCCCAGGCCGCGCTTCTGCGCTTTCTCCAGAATCGGGAGTATCGTCCGGTTGGCGGGACTCTGGTCCGAGAGGCGAAGGTTCGGGTGCTCGCGTCCAGCAACACCGACTTGAAGGCGATGGTCGCCCGGGGGCTATTTCGGTCGGACCTGCTGTTCCGGCTCAATGTGCTTTGCGTCCGACTTCCTGCGCTGCGTGTTCGGACAGGGGATATCGCTCTCCTGACGGCGGCCTTCTTAAGGCGACTGAGCAGCGAATTCGATACGCCCGTCAAGACGCTCTCCAGGGCATCCATGGGTCGGCTGGAGGCCCATTCATGGCCCGGGAACGTCCGCGAGCTCGAGAATCTGATCTACCGTGAATGGCTTTTGGCAACGGGTACCGTCATCGACATCGGGGGGATCGAGGAAGGCCCCGCCGATGTCGATCCGCCCGGGGCCATTCAGGAGTCGGGGCAACAGACTTATAAGGTCGCGAAGGCATCTGCCGTCGCCGAGTTTGAACGCATCTACATGTCGCGCCTCCTCGCTAGCACCGCCGGGAACATGACACTCGCAGCACAAATTGCCGGAAAGGACAGAAGCGATCTCGGCAAATTACTCAAGAAGCACGGGCTGTCCCGCCAAAGTTTTCAAGGCTGTACCGACAGACCTTGA
- a CDS encoding class I SAM-dependent methyltransferase produces the protein MSLSLAEKQSFDQQNAESFAERIGQILDSGAVAVMLSIGHRTGLFDLMARLPPSTSQRIASEAGLSERYVREWLAAMTTGRIVQYDPVRRTYALPPEHAACLTRGGALGNFAVYAQYVTLMGQVQDRTLACFETGDGLDYGDFPDFHQVMCEDSNQTVVAQLFDTLLPLVPGLRRRLEAGIEVLDAGCARGRALIAMAERYPRSRFTGYDLCADAIADATRNARTNGTKNVRFEVRDLTHFQERERYDFVVSFDAVHDQKDPQDLLRRLCGALRHDGVYLMQDIGGSAHLEKNLDFPMASLLYAISCVHCTPVSLGQGGEGLGTMWGWETAERMLREAGFAQIERHVLPHDPMNVWFVSRKA, from the coding sequence ATGTCATTGTCTCTCGCAGAGAAACAGAGCTTCGATCAGCAGAACGCCGAAAGCTTTGCCGAACGTATCGGGCAGATCCTCGATTCCGGTGCCGTCGCCGTCATGCTCTCGATCGGGCATCGCACCGGGCTGTTCGACCTGATGGCGAGGCTGCCGCCGAGCACGAGCCAGCGCATCGCCTCGGAGGCGGGCCTGTCGGAGCGCTACGTGCGCGAATGGCTCGCGGCCATGACCACCGGGCGGATTGTCCAATACGATCCGGTGCGTCGAACCTACGCGCTGCCGCCCGAGCATGCCGCCTGTCTCACGCGCGGCGGCGCCCTAGGCAACTTCGCCGTGTATGCCCAGTATGTGACCCTGATGGGTCAGGTCCAGGATCGCACACTTGCCTGCTTCGAGACCGGGGATGGTCTGGACTACGGCGACTTCCCGGACTTTCATCAGGTGATGTGCGAGGACAGCAACCAGACCGTGGTCGCGCAGCTCTTCGACACGCTGCTCCCGCTCGTTCCCGGACTCAGACGGCGCTTGGAGGCCGGGATCGAGGTCTTGGATGCCGGGTGCGCACGCGGCCGGGCCTTGATCGCGATGGCCGAGCGCTATCCGCGCAGCCGCTTTACCGGCTACGACCTCTGCGCCGACGCCATCGCGGATGCGACACGCAACGCACGGACCAACGGCACGAAGAACGTCCGTTTCGAGGTGCGCGACCTGACCCATTTCCAAGAGCGGGAGCGCTACGACTTCGTTGTCTCCTTCGATGCGGTGCACGACCAGAAAGACCCGCAGGACCTCTTGCGCCGCCTCTGCGGTGCGCTGCGCCACGACGGTGTCTATCTGATGCAAGACATCGGCGGCTCCGCACACCTGGAGAAGAATCTCGACTTCCCGATGGCGTCGCTCCTTTACGCGATCTCCTGCGTCCACTGCACGCCCGTCTCGCTCGGTCAGGGCGGCGAGGGGCTCGGCACCATGTGGGGCTGGGAGACCGCGGAGCGAATGCTGCGCGAGGCCGGCTTCGCGCAGATCGAGCGGCATGTGCTGCCCCACGATCCGATGAATGTCTGGTTCGTGTCGCGCAAGGCGTGA
- a CDS encoding YciI family protein, producing MNFLLLILEEHGDRDARSDAEGQALYAEMLAFGAELDARGQLLASESLRPDRHGGRVRRRESKTRFIDGPFAESREMIGGFFLIDCADRDEALEWAARCPAARFATVEVRECAPCHQR from the coding sequence ATGAATTTCCTGCTGCTGATCCTCGAAGAACACGGCGACCGCGACGCCCGCAGCGACGCCGAGGGCCAGGCGCTTTACGCCGAAATGCTCGCCTTCGGCGCCGAGCTCGACGCCCGTGGCCAGTTGCTCGCGAGCGAATCGCTGCGCCCCGACCGCCACGGGGGGCGCGTCCGGCGCCGCGAGAGCAAAACGCGTTTCATCGATGGCCCGTTTGCCGAATCACGCGAGATGATCGGTGGATTCTTCCTGATCGACTGCGCCGACCGCGACGAAGCGCTCGAGTGGGCCGCGCGCTGCCCGGCCGCACGTTTCGCGACGGTCGAGGTGCGCGAATGCGCGCCCTGTCATCAGCGCTGA
- a CDS encoding sensor histidine kinase, whose translation MTLRRRAQLIALISALGFLALLGLSVVNHRNWSQSARTLALTNTLNVEIIQLRTLLFGYILRVQGHPRDLVESQFDTIDDLLARESASIAEAIRDDQRSQDAWEELRRLLDRMRRLFPEVDGPGSEPRFAERDERAANLLLVDSHALTELVKHIRVQANARMLVASERTNLTLGLLLFGVAGLGLWIFGTLQWTILSPVQALRDAALRVGAGALEQRLHSARRDELGELANAFDTMLDRLQENTVSRARLETEMVERQRAQAEIQRLNVGLEERVRQRTAELSAANLELESFAYAVSHDLRAPLRALSGFSQALMEDYADRLDGEALDDLQQIDLASRRMGELIDGILTLSRSTRGVLRHDTVDLGALAHCRLAQLAAAEPQRRVTLEIEPRLTVSGDPTMLEAVMVNLIDNAWKYTGRTQDATIRVYSMERDGARWCCVSDNGAGFDMAYSERLFKAFQRLHRQDEFVGIGIGLATVQRIVHRHGGAVAAEGVPGRGATFRFSLPEAASEEPSV comes from the coding sequence ATGACGCTCCGACGCCGCGCCCAGCTGATTGCCCTGATCTCTGCGCTGGGCTTTCTTGCACTGCTCGGTCTGTCGGTGGTCAACCACCGGAACTGGAGCCAGTCCGCAAGAACCCTGGCGTTGACGAATACGTTGAACGTCGAGATCATCCAACTGCGAACCTTGCTCTTCGGCTATATCCTGCGCGTGCAGGGCCATCCCCGCGACCTGGTGGAATCCCAGTTCGACACCATCGACGATCTGCTGGCGCGAGAGTCCGCGTCCATCGCCGAGGCGATCCGCGACGACCAACGGAGCCAGGATGCTTGGGAGGAGTTGCGTCGGCTGCTCGACCGGATGCGAAGACTGTTCCCCGAGGTGGATGGCCCGGGGTCCGAACCGCGCTTTGCCGAGCGCGACGAGCGTGCGGCCAATCTCCTGTTGGTCGATAGCCATGCCCTGACCGAGCTCGTCAAACATATCCGGGTGCAGGCCAATGCGCGGATGCTGGTGGCGAGCGAGCGGACAAACCTGACGCTGGGCCTGCTGCTGTTCGGCGTGGCCGGGCTTGGTCTGTGGATCTTCGGCACCCTCCAGTGGACGATCCTGAGTCCGGTGCAAGCCTTGCGCGATGCCGCGCTGCGGGTCGGCGCAGGCGCGCTGGAGCAGCGCCTGCACAGCGCGCGCCGGGACGAGCTGGGCGAGCTTGCGAACGCCTTCGACACCATGTTGGACCGGCTCCAGGAGAATACCGTCTCGCGCGCGCGGCTGGAGACCGAGATGGTGGAGCGCCAGCGCGCGCAGGCCGAGATTCAGCGTCTCAATGTCGGTCTGGAGGAGCGGGTGCGTCAGCGCACGGCGGAGCTTTCCGCCGCCAATCTCGAGCTGGAATCCTTCGCCTATGCGGTCTCCCACGACCTGCGTGCGCCGCTGCGGGCATTGAGTGGCTTCAGTCAGGCCCTCATGGAGGACTACGCCGATCGGCTGGACGGGGAGGCACTGGACGATCTTCAGCAGATCGACCTCGCCAGCCGGCGTATGGGCGAGCTGATCGACGGCATCCTGACCCTGTCGCGCAGCACCCGCGGCGTGTTGCGACACGATACGGTGGATCTGGGCGCGCTCGCCCATTGTCGGCTCGCGCAACTGGCGGCGGCCGAGCCGCAACGCCGGGTTACCCTGGAGATCGAGCCGAGGCTTACCGTTTCGGGCGATCCGACCATGTTGGAGGCGGTCATGGTCAACCTGATCGACAATGCCTGGAAGTACACCGGCCGGACACAAGACGCGACCATTCGGGTCTATTCTATGGAGAGGGACGGGGCGCGCTGGTGCTGTGTGAGCGATAATGGCGCCGGCTTCGACATGGCCTACTCCGAACGGCTGTTCAAGGCGTTCCAGCGACTGCACCGGCAGGACGAATTCGTCGGCATCGGCATCGGACTTGCCACCGTGCAGCGCATCGTTCACCGTCACGGCGGCGCCGTCGCGGCCGAGGGCGTGCCGGGTCGGGGTGCCACCTTTCGCTTTTCGCTGCCCGAGGCGGCCAGTGAGGAACCGTCGGTATGA
- a CDS encoding dihydrofolate reductase family protein, producing the protein MKTIYYTASSLDGFLATEDDSLAWLFALGTSLDGEQGSDSGYATFIAGVGALAMGSATYEWLLHNPEQVAAATGTPWPYTQPTWVFTTRSLPRIDGADLRFVRGDVRPVHREMRRAAGAGNVWIVGGGELAGQFHDAGLLDEMVVQIGSATLGRGKPLFPRRLVGPSLRLLGLRRPGAELVELHYALKPDPPDPSASPHPRGDAP; encoded by the coding sequence ATGAAGACGATCTACTACACCGCCAGCAGCCTCGACGGCTTTCTCGCCACCGAGGATGACTCGCTCGCCTGGCTCTTTGCGCTCGGGACTTCGCTCGACGGCGAACAAGGCAGCGATTCGGGTTACGCCACGTTCATCGCCGGCGTCGGCGCGCTGGCCATGGGCTCCGCAACCTATGAATGGCTGTTGCACAATCCGGAGCAGGTGGCTGCGGCGACCGGAACACCGTGGCCATACACGCAGCCGACCTGGGTGTTCACGACGCGCAGCTTGCCGCGGATCGACGGCGCCGACCTTCGCTTCGTGCGCGGCGACGTGCGCCCCGTGCATCGGGAGATGCGCCGCGCCGCCGGGGCCGGCAACGTCTGGATTGTCGGAGGCGGCGAGCTGGCCGGGCAGTTCCACGACGCCGGGCTGCTCGACGAGATGGTCGTCCAGATCGGATCGGCCACGCTGGGGCGCGGCAAGCCGCTGTTCCCGCGTCGCCTGGTCGGCCCCTCGTTGCGACTGCTCGGCCTGCGCCGTCCGGGCGCCGAGCTGGTCGAACTGCATTACGCACTCAAGCCTGACCCACCCGACCCATCAGCTTCACCCCACCCCAGAGGAGACGCCCCATGA
- a CDS encoding GlxA family transcriptional regulator: MSAPVSISLLALPESMPAALYGLFEVFSSVGVTWSELTGEPAAAPRLDVRILAARAAPFPSPLGIPIAPHAGIDAVTETDIIVVTDLALAADSDPRGRWPEESRWLRERYRCGATLCSVCTGSVVLADAGLLDGEEATSHWSVTGLFKHYYAGVRLRPERILSLSGEDGRLVTSGGAAAWEDLALYLVARFCGEAEAVRLAKLFLFGDRSEGQMLYAAGARPRRHEDAVIARCQAWIAEHYSLDNPVARLVAESGLAERTFKRRFQAATGYSPVEYVQTLRVEEAKHLLETTRETTDLIAHRVGYEDPTFFRRLFKRRTGVTPARYRQRFQSIGKLPRWQG; the protein is encoded by the coding sequence GTGTCCGCCCCAGTGTCCATCAGCCTGCTGGCCTTGCCCGAGAGCATGCCGGCTGCACTCTATGGCCTGTTCGAGGTCTTCTCCTCGGTCGGTGTGACCTGGTCCGAGCTGACCGGCGAGCCGGCCGCTGCGCCCCGTCTCGATGTGCGGATCCTCGCCGCCCGCGCTGCACCCTTCCCGAGTCCGCTCGGCATCCCGATCGCCCCGCATGCGGGCATCGATGCGGTCACCGAGACCGACATCATCGTCGTGACCGATTTGGCCCTTGCCGCCGACAGCGACCCGCGCGGTCGCTGGCCCGAGGAGTCCCGCTGGCTGCGCGAGCGCTACCGCTGCGGCGCAACCCTCTGCTCGGTGTGTACCGGCTCCGTCGTGCTGGCCGACGCCGGCCTGCTCGACGGTGAGGAGGCGACCAGTCATTGGAGCGTCACGGGTCTCTTCAAGCACTACTACGCCGGGGTGAGACTGCGCCCGGAGCGCATTCTCTCTTTGAGCGGAGAAGACGGACGCCTCGTCACGAGCGGCGGGGCTGCGGCTTGGGAGGACCTGGCGCTGTATCTGGTCGCCCGATTTTGCGGCGAGGCCGAGGCGGTACGCCTGGCCAAGCTCTTTCTGTTCGGCGACCGCAGCGAAGGCCAGATGCTCTACGCCGCCGGCGCGCGACCTCGACGTCACGAGGACGCCGTTATTGCACGCTGCCAGGCGTGGATCGCCGAGCACTACAGCCTGGACAATCCGGTGGCGCGCCTGGTGGCTGAATCCGGTTTGGCCGAGCGCACCTTCAAGCGACGTTTCCAGGCCGCTACCGGCTACTCGCCGGTGGAGTATGTCCAGACCCTAAGGGTCGAAGAGGCCAAACACCTGCTGGAAACCACCCGCGAGACCACCGATCTCATCGCCCATCGCGTCGGCTACGAGGATCCAACCTTCTTCCGGCGGCTCTTCAAACGGCGCACCGGCGTCACCCCGGCGCGCTATCGACAGCGTTTCCAGTCCATCGGCAAGCTCCCGCGCTGGCAGGGCTGA
- a CDS encoding putative bifunctional diguanylate cyclase/phosphodiesterase: MNASPKPRLNVLVIEDDPADFRLLVRHLRKECLAADCTRVASNEELEAALAEGCWTLALADYRIPGMEFESTLGMLRARCPELPVILVSGTVGEERAVELLHCGVGDFVLKDHLIRLVPAIERCLRETEEQRARRDAQAALRESEEKYRILADYSPNWEYWIAPDGAYRYVSPACLEVSGYAPAEFFADSGLMESIIHPDDLNAWRMHRAGSTDPVPLSFRIHTRDGDERWLEHVCVPVLDDAGHFLGRRGSNRDITERRRAEQKVDFLTYRDPLTGLPNRALFHELLTRAIAHAERTGTEFALLFLDLDNFKTVNESLGHSQGDRLLIAVSRRLLDVLPEGNALARIGGDEFNLILDRGRRLPGIDLIAQHLIDALNEPFLIDERHIYIGVSIGIALYPADGQEIETLQSSADAALNQAKQQGRGILRFFSPELTDRAKARLALEAELRHAIEGDELRLYYQPQTDLVSGETVGLEGLVRWHHPERGMIPPGDFIPLAEESGLVVALGDWVLHTACRQIKTWLDAGLAPRRTAVNVSAVQLSRDHLIESVKHALRETGIPPERLELEITESFVIADREQSFKALAELRALGVRLSIDDFGTGYSSLAYLQHIEIHELKIDISFVRDVTTNTSNASIVKAIIALGHSLGSEIVAEGVETQAQADYLRALHCDLMQGYLVSRPLPVEEITRFLSRAGATPRDTSR; the protein is encoded by the coding sequence ATGAACGCATCGCCCAAGCCGCGATTGAACGTGTTGGTCATCGAGGACGACCCGGCCGATTTTCGGCTGCTCGTGCGCCATCTGCGCAAGGAGTGCTTGGCGGCCGACTGCACCCGGGTCGCCAGCAACGAGGAACTGGAGGCGGCCCTGGCGGAGGGATGCTGGACGCTCGCGCTGGCCGACTACAGGATCCCCGGCATGGAGTTCGAGTCGACCCTGGGGATGCTTCGCGCGCGCTGCCCTGAGCTGCCGGTGATCCTGGTCTCCGGGACGGTCGGCGAGGAACGGGCGGTGGAGCTGCTGCACTGCGGGGTCGGGGATTTTGTCCTGAAGGACCACCTTATCCGCCTGGTTCCCGCAATCGAACGCTGTCTGCGCGAGACGGAGGAACAGCGCGCGCGCCGGGACGCTCAAGCGGCGCTGCGCGAAAGTGAGGAGAAATACCGCATCCTCGCCGACTATTCGCCCAATTGGGAATACTGGATCGCGCCCGACGGGGCCTACCGGTACGTCTCGCCCGCCTGTTTGGAGGTGTCGGGTTACGCACCGGCGGAGTTCTTCGCCGACTCCGGACTTATGGAATCCATCATCCACCCGGACGACCTGAATGCTTGGCGAATGCATCGCGCAGGATCGACCGATCCCGTCCCGCTGAGCTTCCGCATCCACACCCGCGACGGCGACGAGCGTTGGCTCGAGCATGTCTGTGTACCGGTTCTCGACGACGCGGGCCACTTCTTGGGTCGGCGCGGCTCCAATCGCGACATCACCGAACGTCGCCGCGCCGAACAGAAAGTCGACTTCCTGACCTATCGCGATCCCTTGACCGGCCTGCCCAATCGCGCGCTGTTTCACGAGCTGTTGACCCGCGCGATCGCGCATGCCGAGCGCACCGGCACCGAGTTCGCGCTGCTGTTTCTCGACCTCGACAACTTCAAGACCGTCAACGAAAGCCTCGGTCACAGCCAGGGCGATCGGCTGCTGATCGCGGTGAGCCGGCGTCTCCTGGATGTACTGCCGGAAGGCAACGCGCTGGCGCGCATCGGCGGCGACGAGTTCAACCTGATCCTGGATCGCGGCCGGAGACTGCCCGGTATCGACCTGATCGCGCAACACCTGATCGACGCCCTGAACGAGCCTTTCCTCATCGACGAACGGCACATCTATATCGGCGTCAGTATCGGCATCGCACTCTATCCCGCCGACGGCCAGGAGATCGAAACCCTGCAAAGCAGCGCCGACGCAGCGCTCAATCAGGCCAAACAGCAGGGAAGAGGGATCCTGCGTTTCTTCTCGCCGGAGTTGACCGACCGGGCGAAGGCTCGCCTCGCGCTCGAGGCCGAGCTGCGACATGCCATCGAGGGCGACGAATTACGCCTTTATTATCAACCGCAGACCGATCTGGTCAGCGGAGAGACCGTCGGCTTGGAGGGGCTGGTGCGCTGGCATCACCCCGAGCGCGGGATGATCCCGCCCGGCGACTTCATCCCGCTGGCCGAGGAAAGCGGGCTGGTCGTCGCGCTGGGGGACTGGGTGCTGCACACGGCCTGCCGTCAGATCAAGACCTGGCTCGACGCCGGGTTGGCACCGCGCCGGACCGCGGTGAACGTCTCCGCTGTCCAGTTGAGCCGGGATCACCTGATCGAGTCGGTCAAGCACGCGCTGCGCGAGACGGGCATTCCGCCCGAGCGCCTGGAGTTGGAGATCACCGAGAGCTTTGTGATCGCCGACCGCGAGCAGTCCTTCAAAGCACTGGCGGAGCTGCGCGCGCTGGGCGTGCGTCTGTCGATCGACGATTTCGGCACCGGTTATTCATCGTTGGCCTATCTGCAGCACATCGAGATCCATGAGCTCAAGATCGACATCTCCTTCGTGCGCGACGTGACCACGAACACCAGCAATGCCTCGATCGTCAAGGCCATCATCGCGCTCGGTCACAGTCTCGGATCGGAGATCGTTGCCGAAGGCGTCGAAACCCAAGCGCAGGCGGACTATCTACGTGCGCTTCACTGCGACCTGATGCAGGGCTATCTGGTCAGCCGGCCATTGCCGGTAGAGGAGATCACGCGGTTTCTGTCGCGCGCCGGCGCGACGCCCCGAGATACGAGCCGATAA
- a CDS encoding response regulator — MKHLAILIVEDNPQDERLMLRALRKANLANTIDVVRDGQQALDYLFAEGEFAGRDGGLPAVVLLDIGLPRLSGLEVLERLRADPRTRLLPVVILTSSDEENDRLRSYESGANSFVRKPLEFAGFAETVARLGSYWLLINDPLRL, encoded by the coding sequence ATGAAGCACCTCGCGATTCTCATCGTGGAAGACAACCCCCAGGACGAGCGTCTGATGCTCCGCGCCTTGCGCAAGGCGAATCTGGCCAACACCATCGACGTGGTGCGCGACGGTCAGCAGGCCTTGGACTATCTGTTTGCCGAGGGCGAGTTCGCCGGCCGTGACGGGGGGCTTCCGGCCGTCGTGCTGCTCGACATCGGGCTGCCCCGACTCTCCGGCCTGGAAGTGCTCGAGCGTCTGCGCGCGGACCCACGCACCCGTCTGCTCCCGGTGGTGATTCTGACCTCCTCGGACGAGGAGAACGACCGGCTGCGCAGCTACGAGAGCGGCGCCAACAGCTTCGTGCGCAAGCCGCTGGAGTTTGCCGGCTTCGCCGAGACCGTCGCCCGCCTGGGCAGCTACTGGCTGCTGATCAACGATCCGCTGAGGCTCTGA
- a CDS encoding VOC family protein, with protein sequence MAEIQQKIVPHLWFDQDAREAASFYCAVFPDSGYGLSWQIVPGELSTMMTDADPERVNRVTRAVLEMKKLDLAALQEAYDGR encoded by the coding sequence ATGGCCGAGATCCAGCAAAAGATCGTTCCACACCTCTGGTTCGACCAGGACGCCAGGGAAGCCGCCAGCTTCTATTGCGCGGTCTTCCCCGACTCCGGCTACGGGCTCTCCTGGCAGATCGTCCCCGGGGAACTGTCCACCATGATGACGGACGCGGATCCCGAGCGGGTGAACCGGGTAACCCGGGCCGTTCTCGAGATGAAGAAGCTCGATCTCGCTGCGCTGCAAGAGGCCTACGATGGCCGATAG
- a CDS encoding RNA polymerase sigma factor — protein sequence MTDGERIDPPRDDSGDPPGVQHVRRRIEAIWRLDAGRIIAALARWSGDFQRAEDAAQDALIAALEHWPTRGVPEHPTAWLLRTARNRAIDHLRREQRGDALVGDYGREIARSHLACSTLLCSDDAHHDALALLFIACHPILSADARCALALRIIGGLDNAALARAFLVPEATIAQRIVRGKRKLAAANIRFEIPSAAECRERLGSVREVIYLIFTEGHVPSQGADWARPDLCHVALRMARVLAQAAADDTETQALLALIELHGARLAARMDEQGDPVLLEDQDRGKWDRGGIRRGLAALARANRLALTWTTAQDQARGAAPTVAPGPLRLQAAIAACHATAPSFAATDWRQIAGHYATLFATTGSPAARIHEAQAAARFDDPVRVLAALDAAVDAQALAGYVPLHAVRGDLLERCGERAAAADAFRLAAEHSGNAAEERLLRARAQRAGDGAGFT from the coding sequence ATGACCGACGGGGAGCGCATCGATCCCCCCAGGGATGACTCCGGCGATCCGCCTGGCGTTCAGCACGTCCGCCGCCGGATCGAGGCGATCTGGCGTCTCGATGCGGGACGCATCATTGCGGCACTGGCGCGCTGGAGCGGCGACTTCCAGCGCGCCGAGGACGCCGCCCAGGATGCACTGATCGCCGCGCTGGAACACTGGCCGACGCGGGGCGTGCCCGAGCATCCGACGGCGTGGCTGCTGCGCACCGCGCGCAACCGTGCGATCGACCACCTGCGGCGTGAACAGCGGGGCGACGCGCTGGTCGGCGACTACGGCCGCGAGATCGCGCGCAGCCATCTCGCATGCTCGACGCTGTTATGCAGCGACGACGCCCACCACGATGCGCTGGCCCTGCTGTTCATCGCCTGCCATCCGATCCTTTCGGCCGACGCCCGCTGCGCGCTCGCGCTACGCATCATCGGGGGGCTGGACAACGCGGCGCTGGCACGCGCCTTTCTGGTGCCGGAGGCAACCATCGCGCAGCGCATCGTGCGCGGCAAGCGCAAACTTGCCGCAGCGAACATCCGCTTCGAAATCCCCTCCGCGGCGGAATGCCGCGAACGCCTCGGCTCGGTACGCGAGGTGATCTACCTGATCTTCACCGAGGGCCACGTCCCCAGCCAGGGCGCCGACTGGGCGCGGCCCGACCTCTGTCATGTCGCACTGCGCATGGCGCGCGTCCTGGCGCAGGCCGCTGCCGATGACACCGAGACACAGGCGCTGCTCGCATTGATCGAGCTGCACGGTGCGAGGCTGGCCGCACGCATGGACGAACAGGGTGACCCGGTGCTGCTCGAGGATCAGGATCGCGGAAAATGGGATCGCGGCGGCATCCGCCGTGGCCTCGCCGCACTGGCGCGCGCCAACAGGCTCGCGTTGACCTGGACTACGGCCCAAGATCAGGCCCGGGGTGCAGCACCGACGGTTGCACCGGGGCCGCTACGCCTGCAGGCAGCGATCGCCGCCTGCCACGCGACCGCGCCCAGCTTCGCCGCCACCGACTGGCGCCAGATTGCGGGGCATTACGCGACGCTGTTCGCGACCACCGGATCACCGGCGGCGCGCATCCACGAAGCCCAAGCGGCAGCCCGGTTCGACGATCCGGTGCGGGTGCTGGCCGCACTCGACGCTGCCGTCGACGCGCAGGCACTCGCCGGTTACGTGCCGCTACACGCGGTGCGCGGCGACCTGCTGGAACGTTGCGGCGAGCGGGCGGCCGCTGCGGATGCGTTTCGGCTGGCCGCCGAACATTCCGGCAACGCTGCCGAAGAGCGCTTGCTCCGCGCCCGCGCGCAGCGTGCGGGGGACGGTGCCGGATTCACATAA
- a CDS encoding DUF1428 domain-containing protein, whose amino-acid sequence MSYVDGYVIPVPQDRLEEYRKQADLAAQIWREHGALEVVECVADDVAPGEVTSFPRSVQARDGETVVFSCIRYASREQRDRVNAAVMADPRLPCPQKMPESETPFDPRRMFWGGFGVLVER is encoded by the coding sequence ATGAGTTACGTCGATGGCTATGTGATTCCGGTTCCGCAGGACCGACTGGAGGAGTACCGCAAGCAAGCCGACCTGGCCGCGCAGATCTGGCGCGAGCACGGCGCGCTGGAGGTCGTCGAATGCGTCGCCGACGACGTGGCGCCGGGCGAGGTTACCTCGTTCCCGCGTAGCGTGCAGGCACGCGACGGGGAAACGGTCGTGTTCTCGTGTATCCGCTACGCATCCCGCGAGCAGCGCGACCGCGTCAACGCTGCCGTCATGGCCGACCCTCGCCTGCCTTGTCCGCAGAAGATGCCGGAAAGCGAAACACCGTTCGACCCCCGCCGCATGTTCTGGGGTGGCTTCGGAGTCCTGGTGGAACGATGA